In the genome of Streptomyces sp. V2I9, one region contains:
- a CDS encoding AraC family transcriptional regulator, with amino-acid sequence MYHTWMRFFTPSPLHHRLGLVCLGVGLQHGALPTVGPRTLDHHVAVIVHSGTGWFKGPDGRRTPVTGPSLIWLTPGTPHHYGADPGAGWDESFVDFTGPATTTYTELGYIEPDRPLVPLSDTAAPRAAVGRMVRAARRGNPLLEVETAAAVHELLVSLRRARAGIGPDGDPVLQALARDAYQPLTVAEHAARHGMTAAELRTVVRRGAGCSPKDYLLGIRLGRAKELLAATDLPVAAVARRVGYDDPAYFSRLFARRVGTAPVRFREQQGRSVPGGWSDQVPDPDDPPTIAT; translated from the coding sequence ATGTACCACACCTGGATGCGCTTCTTCACCCCGAGCCCGCTCCACCACCGCCTGGGGCTCGTCTGCCTCGGCGTCGGCCTCCAGCACGGGGCGCTGCCCACCGTCGGCCCCCGCACCCTCGACCACCACGTCGCCGTGATCGTCCACTCCGGCACCGGATGGTTCAAGGGCCCCGACGGCCGCCGCACCCCGGTCACCGGCCCCAGCCTCATCTGGCTGACCCCCGGAACCCCCCACCACTACGGAGCCGACCCCGGCGCCGGCTGGGACGAGAGCTTCGTCGACTTCACCGGACCCGCCACCACCACGTACACCGAACTCGGCTACATCGAGCCGGACCGCCCCCTCGTCCCGCTCTCCGACACCGCCGCCCCGCGCGCCGCCGTGGGACGCATGGTGCGCGCCGCCCGGCGCGGCAACCCGCTGCTGGAGGTGGAGACCGCGGCCGCCGTCCACGAACTCCTCGTCTCCCTGCGCCGGGCCCGCGCCGGCATCGGCCCGGACGGCGACCCGGTCCTCCAGGCGCTGGCCCGCGACGCCTACCAGCCGCTCACCGTCGCCGAGCACGCCGCCCGGCACGGCATGACGGCCGCCGAACTGCGCACCGTCGTACGGCGCGGCGCCGGCTGCAGCCCCAAGGACTACCTGCTCGGCATCCGGCTGGGCCGGGCCAAGGAACTCCTCGCCGCCACCGACCTCCCGGTCGCCGCCGTGGCCCGCCGCGTCGGCTACGACGATCCGGCCTACTTCTCCCGCCTCTTCGCCCGCCGGGTCGGCACCGCCCCCGTCCGCTTCCGCGAGCAGCAGGGCCGCAGCGTGCCCGGCGGCTGGAGCGACCAGGTGCCCGACCCCGACGATCCGCCGACGATCGCCACCTGA
- a CDS encoding chorismate mutase encodes MSTSEIDASVQAELSRLRESIDNIDAAVVHMLAERFKATQQVGRLKADHRLPPADPARETRQIARLRQLAQSANLDPAFAEKLLNFIIAEVIRHHERIAEETENGAGA; translated from the coding sequence ATGAGTACGAGCGAGATCGACGCCTCCGTCCAGGCCGAGCTGAGCCGGCTGCGCGAGAGCATCGACAACATCGACGCCGCCGTCGTCCACATGCTGGCCGAGCGTTTCAAGGCCACCCAGCAGGTCGGCCGCCTCAAGGCGGACCACCGGCTGCCGCCCGCCGACCCCGCGCGCGAGACCCGCCAGATCGCCCGGCTACGGCAGCTGGCGCAGAGCGCGAACCTGGACCCGGCGTTCGCGGAGAAACTGCTGAACTTCATCATCGCCGAGGTGATCCGCCACCACGAGCGCATCGCCGAGGAGACGGAGAACGGCGCCGGAGCCTGA